DNA from Candidatus Fusobacterium pullicola:
AGCTATCTCTAAAGCTGATTTCTTAGGAGAAATTTTAATTAAAGACGATTCTCAAAAAAAAATGATAGATTCTGCTATCGGAATAGCTAAAAAATTACCTTTTAGAAAAATTATTACTGATATTGAAGAGAGTGAATTAGAAAAATATAGGTTTATTGATCTAAATATTCTAACCGAATTTATAAAAAGATTAGACAATTTTTAAAATTTAAAAATGAGGGAGTTTTATAACTTAAACTATCCCTCATTTTATTTTAATTTCTGTAATCTTTTTTCCATTTTCTTTCATAGACAATAAAAATTATTATCGCTTCTATTGTCCATTGAATAGCTGTAATTGTCCAAAAAGCAGTTACCGGATATTTTTTTAGATATAAAAAATAGTAAACTAAAGGTAATCTAATTATCCAATTTGTAAAAATAACCACTTTAAAAGGAGTTTTAGTATCTCCCATTCCCTTCATTGCCCCTTCTAAAGCCATTGCTATAGCCATTGGAATCTGTTCTATAGCTGCTAATACTAAACACATAGCCCCCAGCTCAATAACCTCTTTTTCACTCTCTTTAATAAAGAGTGAGATCAGCTCTTTAGGAAAAAAGAAAAATATTAAAGCTGTTACTCCCATTGTTATTACAGACAAGGTTATTGTGTAGTATACATATTTTTTAGTTTTTTCATAATTTTTTTCACCTATGGAATGTCCAGCCAAAGTAGTAAGTGCTACAGCAAAACCCCAACCTGGCATAAAACTAATACTCTCTATTGTTATGGTTATTTGATTAGCTGCAAAGGCTGAACTCCCCAATCCCATAATAAT
Protein-coding regions in this window:
- a CDS encoding GrdX family protein yields the protein MEYIIITNNSKVYNFYKETNEVLFYQKKDLIDLLEIIKEKIYAGHILLSDPILSTLDNLDNPYKSVAISKADFLGEILIKDDSQKKMIDSAIGIAKKLPFRKIITDIEESELEKYRFIDLNILTEFIKRLDNF